One region of Mycolicibacterium lutetiense genomic DNA includes:
- a CDS encoding NAD(P)/FAD-dependent oxidoreductase, giving the protein MRVLIIGGGFGGLFCARRLGGVDVDVTLLDRAAGHLFQPLLYQCATGTLGFGQISRPLREEFERHRNVTTLLGEAIDVDPELRRVTARRPDETTYTLDYDVLVVAAGMRQSYFGKEHFAEWAPGMKTLDDALSIRQRVFTAFEIAETLPPGPERDGWLTFAVAGGGPTGVELAAQIREMATRTLAHEFHSIEPEEARVLLFDGGDRVLKAFCPELGEKATRALQKLGVELHMGVHVTDVNRDGVTISPKAGGPDEQYAARTVLWTAGVEAVPFARHLAQVLGVEADRSGRIAVEPDLSIDGRPEIFVIGDLAGRENLPGVAENAMQGGLHVASCVRRELDGKPRRPFRYRDLGSAAYIARRQALLQVGPIKVAGFFGWLAWGFIHIAFLTGVRNRISTVTTWLTTIARENRSHRAFMLGASGLPDQHYTWTTWDASTPPPELPPNGNDR; this is encoded by the coding sequence ATGAGAGTGTTGATCATCGGTGGGGGGTTCGGCGGGTTGTTCTGTGCGCGCCGATTGGGCGGCGTCGACGTCGACGTGACCCTGCTCGACCGGGCGGCCGGTCACCTGTTTCAGCCGCTGCTCTACCAATGCGCCACCGGCACCTTGGGCTTCGGCCAGATCAGCCGGCCGCTGCGCGAGGAGTTCGAGCGACACCGCAACGTCACCACGTTGCTCGGTGAAGCGATCGACGTCGATCCGGAGTTGCGCCGGGTCACGGCCCGCCGGCCGGATGAGACGACCTACACCCTCGACTACGACGTACTTGTGGTGGCCGCGGGGATGCGGCAGTCCTACTTCGGCAAAGAGCATTTCGCCGAGTGGGCACCGGGGATGAAGACGCTCGACGACGCGCTCAGCATCCGGCAGCGGGTATTCACCGCCTTCGAGATCGCCGAGACGCTGCCGCCCGGTCCGGAGCGCGATGGTTGGCTCACGTTCGCTGTTGCCGGGGGCGGTCCCACCGGGGTCGAGTTGGCCGCGCAGATCCGCGAGATGGCCACGCGCACCTTGGCTCACGAGTTCCACAGCATCGAGCCCGAGGAAGCCAGGGTGCTGCTGTTCGACGGTGGGGACCGAGTGCTGAAGGCCTTCTGCCCCGAGCTGGGGGAGAAGGCGACGAGAGCGCTGCAGAAACTGGGTGTCGAGCTCCATATGGGCGTTCATGTCACCGACGTCAACCGGGACGGGGTGACCATCAGCCCGAAGGCCGGTGGCCCCGACGAGCAATACGCGGCACGAACTGTGTTGTGGACAGCCGGCGTTGAGGCCGTGCCGTTCGCCCGGCACCTGGCCCAGGTTCTGGGAGTGGAGGCGGATCGCAGCGGGAGAATCGCTGTGGAGCCTGATCTTTCGATCGACGGCCGTCCCGAGATCTTCGTGATCGGAGACCTGGCCGGCCGGGAGAATCTGCCGGGAGTCGCCGAGAACGCGATGCAGGGCGGGCTCCACGTCGCCTCGTGCGTCCGCCGGGAACTTGACGGTAAACCCCGGCGGCCGTTCCGCTACCGCGACCTCGGTTCGGCGGCGTACATTGCCCGCCGACAAGCACTCCTGCAGGTCGGACCGATCAAGGTCGCCGGCTTCTTCGGCTGGCTGGCTTGGGGTTTCATCCACATCGCATTCCTCACCGGCGTACGCAACCGCATCAGCACGGTAACCACCTGGCTCACCACCATCGCCCGCGAGAATCGGTCGCACCGCGCGTTCATGCTCGGTGCCAGCGGTCTGCCCGATCAGCACTACACGTGGACCACCTGGGACGCGTCGACACCGCCGCCTGAGCTGCCGCCGAACGGAAACGACCGCTAG
- a CDS encoding NAD(P)/FAD-dependent oxidoreductase, which translates to MSHVLIVGSGFAGLWAALGAARRIDELRPAADGVKVTVVSERPFHDIRVRNYEADLSDCRIPLEKLLDPVGVDHVVGEVTAIDVGARNVTAQHDGRTLVMGYDRLVLAAGSRVARPNIPGLAEFGFDVDTFDGARRLAGHLDTLAANPVTPGAGTVVVVGAGLTGIETACELPARLAAIFDGTVAPVVVLVDHHPQVGSDMGASARPVIETALSDNGIQVVTGVSVTSVDIGAVTLSSGDTVPTATVVWCAGMRANPLTAQLPVTLDRFGRLPVDDYLRVEAVPAVFAAGDVAAARVDDGHLSVMSCQHGRPMGRYAGYNVIGDLLGQPMRALRIPWYVTVLDLGPAGAVYTEGWDRDVVATGLMAKATKRTINTERIYPPLTGDRQRLLAAAAPDLQRRPTLGR; encoded by the coding sequence GTGAGTCACGTGCTGATCGTCGGATCGGGTTTCGCCGGGCTGTGGGCAGCGCTCGGCGCCGCCAGACGTATCGACGAACTCAGACCGGCGGCCGACGGCGTGAAGGTCACGGTGGTCAGTGAGCGCCCCTTCCACGACATCCGGGTACGCAATTACGAAGCCGATCTGAGCGACTGCCGGATCCCGTTGGAGAAGCTGCTCGATCCCGTCGGCGTCGACCACGTTGTTGGCGAGGTCACCGCCATCGACGTCGGCGCGCGGAACGTCACGGCGCAACACGATGGCCGAACGCTCGTCATGGGCTATGACCGACTGGTCCTGGCCGCAGGCAGCCGGGTCGCGCGACCGAATATCCCCGGGCTGGCCGAATTCGGTTTCGACGTCGATACGTTCGACGGCGCCAGGCGTCTCGCCGGTCACCTGGATACGCTGGCCGCGAATCCCGTGACACCGGGTGCCGGCACGGTCGTCGTCGTCGGCGCGGGGCTCACCGGTATCGAGACCGCATGCGAATTGCCCGCACGGCTCGCCGCGATCTTCGATGGCACCGTTGCACCGGTAGTCGTGCTCGTGGACCACCACCCGCAGGTCGGCTCGGATATGGGCGCCTCGGCGCGCCCGGTGATCGAAACTGCATTATCCGACAATGGAATTCAGGTCGTCACGGGTGTCAGCGTGACATCTGTCGATATCGGCGCGGTGACCTTGTCATCTGGCGACACGGTGCCGACGGCCACCGTGGTGTGGTGCGCGGGAATGCGGGCCAACCCGCTGACGGCGCAGCTGCCGGTCACGCTGGACCGGTTCGGTCGGCTGCCGGTCGACGACTACCTCCGCGTCGAGGCGGTACCGGCGGTGTTCGCGGCCGGAGATGTGGCCGCCGCGCGAGTCGACGACGGCCACCTGTCGGTGATGTCGTGTCAACACGGCAGACCGATGGGCCGCTATGCCGGGTACAACGTCATCGGCGACCTTCTCGGGCAACCCATGCGCGCATTGCGGATCCCCTGGTACGTCACCGTTCTCGATCTGGGCCCGGCCGGTGCCGTCTACACCGAGGGCTGGGATCGCGATGTGGTGGCAACCGGTTTGATGGCCAAGGCCACCAAGAGAACCATCAATACCGAACGGATCTACCCGCCGTTGACCGGCGATCGGCAGCGCCTGCTCGCGGCCGCCGCACCCGACCTGCAGAGGCGGCCGACCCTGGGCCGGTAG
- a CDS encoding glycosyltransferase 87 family protein, translated as MTAPHRVHAVSTNAVAIAWLAAAALLVIHQLLEPFTAGSHMGLLTNGGDLDIYRAGGQQLLDGQPLYATELPGGGWFTYPPFAAVTFIPLSIMGFTAAQVIWMAVSFTALTLTIWRCATVLSYRADHRLWLLALALSLVAVDIEAVRGTLWQGQVNVVLMALIVWDLTRPPSARLRGWSVGIAAGVKLTAVVFVPYLFLTRQWRAGFTALCAALATVTITWCVLPTDSTAYWLHAVFQTDRIGPLTHPGNFSIGGVLATLAAPAPMPTLWWIFAIGTAAVLGFVAAQRAQQSGHSLLAITLIGLLSCTVPPLAWGHHWVWTVPLLAIMVDRAVRSTGLTWGVWAAGTLAVYLAVFMWFAAWLYRTSLQLSAGYTSYVEALDAAIATMSKPDKLLVVSTNPTLFFVAAVATIVLVRRHHDVGRRAKGRPLQGIAAENSRDRRLW; from the coding sequence ATGACTGCGCCACACCGAGTCCACGCAGTTTCGACGAACGCGGTGGCGATCGCCTGGCTGGCGGCCGCAGCGCTGCTGGTCATTCACCAACTGCTGGAACCGTTCACCGCAGGCTCACACATGGGGCTGCTCACCAACGGCGGCGACCTCGACATCTATCGCGCCGGCGGGCAACAACTGCTCGACGGTCAACCGCTCTACGCCACGGAGCTGCCCGGAGGGGGTTGGTTCACCTACCCGCCGTTCGCCGCTGTCACCTTCATCCCCCTGTCCATCATGGGTTTCACTGCAGCCCAAGTAATCTGGATGGCCGTCTCATTCACGGCGCTGACCCTCACGATCTGGCGATGCGCCACTGTCCTGAGCTACCGGGCAGATCATCGGCTCTGGCTGCTCGCCCTCGCACTCAGCCTCGTCGCCGTCGACATCGAGGCGGTGAGGGGCACGCTTTGGCAAGGGCAGGTCAATGTCGTCCTGATGGCGTTGATCGTCTGGGATCTCACCCGGCCGCCATCCGCTCGTCTGCGCGGATGGTCGGTCGGCATCGCCGCCGGTGTCAAGCTGACCGCCGTCGTGTTCGTGCCCTACCTGTTCCTCACCCGGCAATGGCGTGCAGGCTTCACCGCGCTGTGTGCGGCGCTGGCCACGGTCACGATCACCTGGTGTGTCCTGCCGACCGATTCCACGGCCTACTGGCTACACGCGGTGTTCCAAACCGACCGCATCGGGCCGCTCACGCATCCCGGAAACTTCTCGATCGGCGGAGTGCTGGCCACCCTGGCGGCGCCGGCACCGATGCCGACCCTGTGGTGGATATTCGCGATCGGCACCGCGGCGGTGCTGGGGTTCGTTGCGGCACAACGGGCACAGCAGTCCGGGCACTCCCTGCTGGCGATCACGCTCATCGGGTTGCTGTCGTGCACGGTGCCACCGCTTGCCTGGGGGCATCACTGGGTGTGGACCGTTCCGCTGCTGGCCATCATGGTCGATCGGGCGGTGCGCTCCACCGGCCTGACCTGGGGCGTCTGGGCGGCCGGTACGCTGGCCGTCTATCTGGCGGTGTTCATGTGGTTCGCCGCCTGGCTCTACCGGACCTCGCTCCAGCTCAGCGCCGGCTACACCAGCTATGTCGAGGCGCTCGACGCCGCCATCGCGACGATGTCCAAGCCGGACAAGCTGCTGGTGGTCTCCACGAACCCGACTCTTTTCTTCGTCGCCGCCGTCGCAACCATCGTGTTGGTTCGCCGACATCATGATGTCGGTCGTCGCGCGAAAGGCCGTCCACTGCAAGGGATTGCAGCAGAAAATAGTAGGGATCGGCGACTTTGGTGA
- a CDS encoding TetR/AcrR family transcriptional regulator codes for MPREIDRVKRDQLLAGAASVFARVGVVDTSLRTLATELGTSARMLVYYFGTKDQLILEVLNRQQRQAIPEADDVELPVSVAAHRQWCFNDWYACTRGERSESLRVVLQVFGAACSRDSPYREYTWDTLSLLTCNSKARLAALGMSDHVAETRSRIALAAFQGLIIEFFTAEDGAYVDDTFSRFIDEFLLAPF; via the coding sequence GTGCCTCGCGAGATCGACCGGGTGAAGCGTGACCAGCTGCTGGCAGGCGCAGCGTCGGTGTTCGCCCGCGTGGGTGTGGTCGACACCTCGCTGCGTACGTTGGCCACCGAACTGGGAACCAGTGCGCGAATGCTGGTCTACTACTTCGGCACCAAAGATCAGTTGATACTGGAAGTGCTGAACCGGCAACAACGCCAGGCGATTCCGGAGGCCGACGACGTGGAGTTGCCGGTGTCGGTGGCCGCACATCGGCAATGGTGTTTCAACGACTGGTATGCCTGCACCCGTGGTGAGCGGAGCGAGAGCCTGCGGGTGGTCTTGCAGGTGTTCGGTGCCGCGTGCAGCCGCGATAGTCCGTACCGCGAGTACACCTGGGATACGTTGTCCCTGCTCACCTGCAACTCGAAGGCCCGATTGGCGGCGCTCGGAATGTCCGACCATGTCGCAGAGACGCGCTCACGCATCGCCCTCGCGGCATTTCAAGGCCTCATCATCGAGTTTTTCACGGCCGAGGACGGCGCCTACGTGGATGACACATTCAGCCGATTCATCGACGAGTTCCTGCTTGCGCCGTTCTGA
- a CDS encoding TIGR01777 family oxidoreductase: MGLVYSSVIDAPSDEVFGWHSRPGAFARLSPPWQSMKLKSEADSLRDGRAELALPGGLRWVAQHQADAYDPPRRFVDKIARGGPASLPAALAVRWKHIHDFEAIDATHTRMIDRVETPIPGQFLRPMFAYRHRQLADDLASHQRARARGLKPLTVAITGASGLVGSALTAFLSTGGHQVIRLVRHATTKPDERQWNPDAPDPELLAGVDAVVHLAGASIAGRFTDEHRRAIRDSRVEPTRRLAERIAATDSGPQVVVSASAVGLYGYDRADEVLTETSERGDGFLADVVADWEQALAAAERSGVRVVRVRTGIVQSPSGGTLRLLRPLFAAGLGGRIGDGQQWLPWIGIDDLVDIYHRALWDTQLSGPVNAVAPEPVRNTEYTDVLGHVLYRPTVLPVPTLGPRLLLGDQGARELACASQRAVPAVLTSAEHHFRHPYLDQALRHVLGRPVTA, translated from the coding sequence ATGGGATTGGTGTACTCCAGCGTCATCGACGCCCCGAGCGACGAGGTCTTCGGCTGGCACAGCCGACCCGGCGCGTTCGCCAGACTGTCCCCGCCGTGGCAGTCGATGAAGCTCAAATCCGAGGCCGACTCGCTGCGCGACGGCCGTGCCGAACTCGCGTTGCCCGGCGGGTTGCGGTGGGTGGCCCAGCATCAGGCCGACGCCTACGACCCACCACGACGCTTCGTCGACAAGATCGCCAGGGGTGGGCCGGCCTCGCTGCCGGCGGCACTGGCGGTGCGCTGGAAGCACATTCATGATTTCGAAGCCATCGACGCGACCCACACCCGCATGATCGATCGGGTGGAAACCCCGATTCCCGGTCAGTTCCTGCGGCCGATGTTCGCCTACCGCCATCGCCAGCTGGCTGACGACCTCGCCTCCCATCAGCGCGCCCGGGCGCGTGGGTTGAAACCGCTGACCGTGGCCATTACCGGGGCATCCGGGCTGGTCGGTTCGGCGTTGACCGCGTTCTTGAGCACCGGTGGCCACCAGGTGATCCGACTGGTCCGCCACGCAACAACCAAACCCGATGAGCGGCAATGGAACCCGGACGCTCCCGACCCCGAACTCTTGGCCGGGGTCGACGCCGTCGTCCATCTGGCCGGCGCATCGATCGCCGGCCGGTTCACCGACGAACACCGTCGCGCCATCCGCGACAGCCGCGTCGAACCGACCCGCCGGCTCGCCGAACGTATCGCCGCGACCGATAGCGGCCCTCAGGTCGTCGTCAGCGCGTCAGCGGTGGGCCTCTACGGCTACGACCGCGCCGACGAGGTTCTCACCGAGACCAGCGAACGCGGCGACGGCTTCCTGGCCGACGTCGTGGCCGACTGGGAACAGGCGCTGGCCGCGGCCGAACGATCCGGTGTCCGGGTAGTGCGTGTCCGCACCGGGATCGTGCAGTCCCCCAGCGGCGGCACCCTGCGACTGCTGCGGCCCTTGTTCGCGGCCGGGCTCGGCGGCCGCATCGGCGACGGGCAGCAGTGGTTGCCCTGGATCGGGATCGACGACCTGGTTGACATCTACCACCGCGCGTTGTGGGACACGCAGTTATCCGGCCCGGTCAATGCCGTGGCACCAGAGCCGGTGCGCAACACGGAATACACCGACGTGCTAGGCCACGTTCTGTACCGTCCGACCGTTCTGCCGGTTCCGACGCTGGGGCCACGGTTACTGCTGGGCGACCAGGGTGCCCGTGAACTGGCGTGCGCCAGCCAGCGGGCGGTTCCCGCGGTCCTCACCTCCGCCGAGCACCATTTCCGCCATCCATACCTGGATCAGGCGCTGCGCCACGTGTTGGGGCGCCCGGTTACGGCGTAG
- a CDS encoding thioesterase family protein — protein MELTATTPFFVSSDDGFVPNEIAHGGWGPTLGGQVVGGLLARAVEALVTDKDLQPARFTVEILRRVAGAPVRVTASVVRAGSRMQAVDAAMTQDGELVARASALYLRRGAQPEGEFWSTSVDLPPLPEEPADFDDDVPMFIRPSGPDPEWTGEGFPWQQCGPRYAWLREVRELVAGEELTPFVRTALAVDVTSSMGNFSSAGLAFINADYTLALSRLPVGPYIGMAALTHTSAEGVATCSACLYDTSGPIGTGLSTAIANFNFSPNGSG, from the coding sequence GTGGAGCTCACTGCGACAACGCCGTTCTTTGTGAGCAGTGACGACGGGTTCGTGCCGAACGAGATTGCGCACGGAGGCTGGGGCCCCACCCTGGGCGGTCAGGTGGTCGGCGGACTGTTGGCGCGTGCTGTGGAAGCACTCGTCACCGACAAGGACCTGCAACCGGCTCGGTTCACCGTGGAAATACTGCGTCGGGTCGCCGGCGCTCCGGTTCGGGTCACCGCGTCGGTGGTGAGGGCAGGCTCGCGGATGCAGGCGGTCGACGCGGCGATGACCCAGGACGGTGAGCTGGTGGCCCGGGCTTCGGCGCTGTATCTGCGGCGCGGCGCCCAACCCGAGGGCGAGTTCTGGAGCACGTCCGTCGACCTGCCACCGCTGCCCGAGGAACCGGCGGATTTCGACGACGACGTCCCCATGTTCATCCGGCCCTCTGGGCCGGATCCGGAATGGACCGGTGAAGGTTTTCCGTGGCAGCAGTGCGGGCCCCGGTACGCATGGCTGCGCGAGGTCCGAGAGTTGGTTGCCGGCGAAGAGCTCACACCGTTCGTGCGGACGGCGCTGGCGGTCGACGTCACGAGTTCGATGGGCAATTTCAGTTCGGCCGGGTTGGCCTTCATCAATGCCGACTACACGCTGGCGCTGAGCCGGTTGCCGGTCGGCCCCTATATCGGCATGGCGGCGCTGACCCACACCAGCGCTGAGGGAGTGGCCACCTGCAGTGCGTGCCTGTACGACACGTCGGGCCCGATCGGCACCGGGTTGTCCACCGCGATAGCCAATTTCAACTTCAGCCCGAACGGCTCAGGTTAG
- a CDS encoding class I SAM-dependent methyltransferase — MVERSIWMQKVAADPGHSDWYVERFRAMERAGEDLAGEARLVDALASRNARILDAGCGPGRVGGYLAEAGHRVVGVDVDPVLIEAAENDRPGPRWLVGDLAELDLPARGITDPFDVIVSAGNVMTFLAPSTRVQVLTRLHAHLADDGRAVIGFGAGREYEFGQFFDDAAAAGFTTDLLLSTWDLRPFTEDSDFLVAILRRG, encoded by the coding sequence ATGGTCGAGCGGAGCATCTGGATGCAAAAAGTGGCGGCGGATCCCGGACATTCGGATTGGTACGTCGAACGCTTTCGCGCCATGGAGCGCGCTGGTGAGGACCTGGCCGGCGAGGCCCGTCTGGTCGACGCGCTGGCATCACGCAATGCCCGCATCCTCGACGCCGGCTGCGGTCCCGGCCGGGTGGGTGGATACCTCGCCGAGGCCGGGCACCGGGTAGTCGGCGTCGACGTCGACCCGGTGCTGATCGAGGCGGCCGAGAACGACCGTCCCGGTCCGCGCTGGCTCGTCGGCGATCTCGCCGAACTCGACCTGCCGGCACGCGGTATCACCGACCCGTTCGACGTCATCGTGTCGGCCGGCAACGTGATGACCTTCCTCGCTCCGAGCACCCGGGTTCAGGTCCTGACGCGCCTGCACGCGCATCTCGCCGACGATGGCCGCGCGGTGATCGGATTCGGAGCCGGCCGCGAATACGAGTTCGGTCAGTTCTTCGACGACGCGGCGGCCGCCGGGTTCACCACCGACCTGCTGCTGTCCACCTGGGATCTCCGCCCGTTCACCGAAGACTCGGACTTCCTGGTGGCGATCCTGCGCCGCGGCTAA
- a CDS encoding FKBP-type peptidyl-prolyl cis-trans isomerase — protein sequence MNFSRVPSSVVLVACAATLTMTIAACGSDTDTSAASSSTSTPSVAEVLTPSIAETATATSTCPTTAPQGEGTPEWTLSGATGSVAVTGSTDTAAPVVKVTGPFTVGETQVHTLKAGDGPVVAPSANVSVCYMGVNGRDGSVFDSSYERGEPVDFPLNGVVPGFQKAIAGQKVGSTVAVAMTSADGYPQGQPAAGIQPGDSLVFAIKILDAQG from the coding sequence ATGAACTTCTCTCGCGTGCCCTCCTCCGTTGTGCTCGTAGCCTGTGCCGCGACGTTGACCATGACGATCGCGGCCTGCGGCTCCGACACGGACACCTCCGCGGCGTCGTCGTCGACGAGCACGCCATCGGTCGCTGAGGTGCTCACGCCCTCCATCGCGGAGACCGCAACCGCGACCAGCACCTGCCCGACGACAGCGCCGCAGGGTGAAGGCACCCCCGAATGGACGCTGTCCGGGGCTACCGGCAGTGTCGCGGTCACCGGGTCCACCGACACGGCCGCACCCGTGGTGAAAGTGACCGGACCCTTCACCGTGGGTGAGACCCAGGTGCACACCCTGAAGGCCGGTGACGGCCCGGTCGTCGCGCCGTCTGCGAACGTTTCGGTGTGCTACATGGGTGTCAACGGACGCGACGGGTCGGTGTTCGACAGCAGCTACGAACGCGGCGAACCGGTCGACTTCCCCCTCAACGGCGTGGTGCCCGGTTTCCAGAAGGCCATCGCGGGACAGAAGGTCGGCTCCACCGTGGCCGTCGCGATGACCTCTGCCGACGGCTACCCCCAGGGTCAGCCGGCCGCGGGCATCCAGCCCGGTGACTCGTTGGTCTTCGCGATCAAGATCCTCGACGCGCAAGGCTGA
- a CDS encoding TIGR03617 family F420-dependent LLM class oxidoreductase, which yields MYVDVMTVPQPLSEIGDLARRTQSAGFSGLLLTETGRTAYLNAAVASQSAPGLELSTGVAVAFPRSPFVTAASAWELQEATGGRFRLGIGTQVRTHVVRRYGVPFEQPGPRLRDYVLAVKACFAAFRTGKLEHHGDFYDLDFITPQWNPGPIDAPDPKVDIAAVNPWMLRMAGEVADGVHIHPIGEPGYIARHVLPNLAAGAAKAGRSPDDVAKIVPVMTIVGDTDEERANEREFVRASMSFYGSTPNYAFIWDEAGFDGTTARLREKQKAGDFAGMAAQITDDHIAAFATESTWDGLTEALTAKYGGIATRVVLYNALGGPERFERYGEIAKRLSAA from the coding sequence GTGTATGTCGATGTGATGACCGTTCCGCAGCCGCTGTCTGAGATCGGTGACCTCGCCCGCCGTACCCAGTCCGCCGGATTCTCCGGGCTCCTGCTCACCGAGACGGGCCGGACCGCCTATCTCAACGCGGCCGTCGCCTCACAGTCCGCACCCGGTCTGGAGCTCTCGACCGGTGTCGCCGTTGCCTTTCCGCGCAGCCCGTTCGTCACCGCAGCGTCGGCATGGGAGCTCCAGGAAGCCACCGGCGGCAGATTCCGGCTCGGTATCGGCACCCAAGTCCGCACCCATGTCGTACGTCGCTACGGAGTGCCCTTCGAGCAGCCGGGTCCGCGCCTGCGCGACTATGTGCTGGCGGTCAAGGCGTGCTTCGCCGCGTTCCGGACCGGCAAGCTCGAACATCACGGCGATTTCTATGACCTCGACTTCATCACTCCGCAGTGGAACCCCGGTCCGATCGATGCCCCCGATCCGAAAGTCGACATCGCCGCCGTGAACCCGTGGATGCTGCGCATGGCCGGCGAAGTCGCCGACGGCGTGCACATCCATCCGATCGGCGAGCCGGGCTACATCGCCCGTCATGTGCTGCCCAACCTGGCCGCCGGTGCGGCCAAGGCCGGCCGCTCCCCCGACGACGTTGCCAAGATCGTCCCCGTCATGACGATCGTCGGCGACACCGACGAAGAACGCGCCAACGAACGCGAGTTCGTGCGGGCCAGCATGAGCTTCTACGGGAGCACGCCGAACTACGCCTTCATCTGGGACGAGGCAGGCTTCGACGGCACCACCGCGCGTCTGCGGGAGAAGCAGAAAGCCGGTGACTTCGCCGGCATGGCGGCGCAGATCACCGACGACCACATCGCCGCCTTTGCCACCGAATCCACCTGGGACGGACTGACGGAGGCGTTGACCGCCAAGTACGGCGGAATCGCCACCCGCGTCGTGCTCTACAACGCGCTCGGCGGGCCCGAACGTTTCGAGCGGTACGGGGAGATCGCGAAGCGGTTGTCGGCAGCGTGA
- a CDS encoding alpha/beta hydrolase-fold protein, whose protein sequence is MVRIHTVVPGETLSALALRFYGDAERYRLIAAASGIPDPNVIQVGQRLVFPDYTRYTAVAGDTLTGLASRFYGQADLSRLIATASGLAPDAGLDPGQQLIIPELRKYSVVPGDALSALASRFYGDASFYPPIAGVNGISDPGAIKPGQTLVIFTGRGDGFGLRIVDRNENDPRLWYYRFQTAAIGWNPGVNVLLPDDYHTSGRTYPVLYMFHGGNDDFRSFDFMGIRAWTAGKPIIVVMPDGGHAGWYSNPVTSFVGPRNWETFHIAQLLPWIEANFRTYAEYDGRAVGGFSMGGFGALKYAAKYYGHFASVSAHSGPASLRRDFGLVVHWANITSAVLDLAGGTVYGAPLWDQARVSADNPVERIESYRNKRVFLVAGTSPDPINWFDSANETEVLAGQREFRGLLDHAGIPNEAHEVPGGHVFRPEMFFVDLDGIIARLRPAAVTGISM, encoded by the coding sequence ATGGTCAGGATTCACACGGTCGTGCCGGGGGAAACGCTGTCAGCGTTGGCATTGCGGTTCTACGGGGATGCCGAACGGTATCGACTGATCGCCGCGGCCAGCGGGATACCCGATCCCAACGTCATCCAGGTGGGGCAACGGCTGGTCTTTCCCGACTACACGCGATACACCGCGGTCGCGGGCGATACGTTGACGGGCCTGGCGTCGCGCTTTTATGGGCAGGCCGATCTGTCTCGGTTGATCGCCACCGCCAGCGGCCTGGCCCCGGATGCCGGCCTCGATCCCGGTCAGCAACTGATCATCCCGGAACTGAGGAAATACTCGGTTGTCCCGGGAGATGCGTTGTCGGCGTTGGCATCACGCTTCTACGGTGATGCATCGTTCTATCCGCCGATCGCCGGTGTGAACGGTATCTCCGACCCGGGCGCAATAAAGCCCGGGCAGACGTTGGTGATATTCACCGGGCGCGGTGACGGATTTGGTCTGCGGATCGTGGACCGCAACGAGAATGATCCTCGCCTGTGGTACTACCGCTTCCAGACCGCAGCCATCGGTTGGAACCCCGGCGTCAACGTCTTACTTCCCGACGATTACCACACCAGCGGGCGTACCTATCCGGTGCTCTACATGTTCCACGGCGGCAACGACGATTTCCGTTCCTTCGACTTCATGGGTATCCGCGCCTGGACCGCCGGGAAGCCGATCATCGTGGTGATGCCCGACGGTGGACACGCCGGTTGGTATTCCAACCCGGTCACCTCGTTCGTCGGACCGCGGAACTGGGAGACGTTCCACATCGCCCAGTTGCTGCCCTGGATCGAGGCGAACTTCCGGACGTACGCCGAGTACGACGGCCGGGCGGTCGGTGGATTCTCGATGGGCGGTTTCGGCGCGCTGAAGTACGCCGCGAAGTACTACGGCCACTTCGCTTCGGTCAGTGCCCATTCGGGGCCGGCAAGCCTGCGCCGCGATTTCGGTCTCGTCGTGCACTGGGCGAACATCACGTCGGCGGTTCTGGATCTGGCCGGCGGCACGGTCTATGGCGCCCCCCTCTGGGATCAGGCCAGGGTCAGTGCCGACAACCCGGTCGAGCGGATCGAGAGCTACCGCAACAAGCGGGTCTTCCTCGTCGCGGGGACCAGTCCGGATCCGATCAACTGGTTCGACAGCGCCAACGAGACCGAGGTACTCGCCGGCCAGCGTGAGTTCCGGGGCCTTCTCGACCACGCCGGAATCCCGAATGAAGCGCATGAGGTGCCCGGGGGCCACGTGTTTCGTCCCGAGATGTTCTTCGTCGACCTGGACGGGATCATCGCCCGGCTGAGGCCCGCAGCCGTAACGGGCATTTCGATGTAA